A region from the Aegilops tauschii subsp. strangulata cultivar AL8/78 chromosome 5, Aet v6.0, whole genome shotgun sequence genome encodes:
- the LOC109762428 gene encoding probable GTP-binding protein OBGC2 isoform X1: MATLLLPSHAASHHRRAVFSGGAHHHPLLQPDLLADALHAAASRRRRPIAVACRAASAAARAKAPPSAGAGPPPQALAKEAHKYFDHAVVSVRAGDGGHGAVLNMPPGPSADSAPAKTRGGGRAADKGKAKKGSGKKVSFKRNYDGSVSLPVGGHGGDVVLYADEAEESLLGFHAKVRHCAKRGGNVGATGTLSSRMHNGFAGETLRIPVPVGTVVRRKKGSVLADLAHPGDEVLVARGGQGGISLIDAPDYKRGKAMALSPNVMRDVTDKILTHGQPGEEISLELILRVVADVGLVGLPNAGKSTLLSAITLARPDIADYPFTTLMPNLGRLGGDPTLGAMQFSSGATLADLPGLIEGAHLGKGLGRNFLRHLRRTRVIVHVVDAAADDPVNDYKIVRDELRMYNPKYLERPYVVVLNKIDLPKAQDMLSSLALEISSVGCEECHDSNTSKEKLNENFNRHHMSEDDDKELGDYPRPQAVIGASVLRHIGIDEMLKEIRTALGKCSDHMLPGP, from the exons ATGGCGACGCTTCTCCTCCCCTCCCACGCGGCGAGCCACCACCGCCGCGCCGTCTTCTCCGGCGGCGCGCACCACCACCCGCTTCTCCAGCCGGACCTCCTCGCGGATGCCCTGCACGCCGCGGCGAGCAGGAGGCGCAGGCCCATCGCGGTGGCGTGCCGGGCGGCGTCAGCGGCGGCCAGGGCCAAGGCTCCCCCGAGCGCGGGCGCGGGCCCGCCGCCGCAGGCGCTGGCCAAGGAGGCGCACAAGTATTTCGACCACGCGGTCGTCAGCGTGcgcgcgggcgacggcggccaCGGCGCCGTCCTGAACATGCCGCCGGGTCCCTCCGCGGACTCGGCCCCCGccaagacccgcggcggcggcagagccGCCGACAAGGGCAAGGCCAAGAAGGGCAGCGGGAAGAAGGTGTCGTTCAAGCGGAACTACGACGGGTCGGTGTCGCTGCCCGTTGGCGGGCACGGCGGCGACGTGGTGCTGTACGCCGACGAGGCGGAGGAGTCGCTGCTGGGGTTCCACGCCAAGGTCCGGCACTGCGCCAAGAGGGGCGGCAACGTGGGGGCCACCGGCACCCTCAGCTCCCGGATGCACAACGGCTTCGCCGGGGAGACGCTCAGGATACCCGTGCCTGTAG GCACCGTCGTGAGGCGCAAGAAGGGGTCTGTTCTTGCTGATTTGGCCCATCCTGGTGATGAGGTGCTCGTCGCTAGGGGTGGACAGGGCGGG ATTAGCTTGATCGATGCGCCCGATTACAAAAGAGGGAAAGCCATGGCTTTATCGCCTAATGTCATGCGTGATGTTACTGATAAG ATATTAACTCATGGCCAGCCTGGTGAGGAAATAAGCTTGGAGTTAATCTTAAGGGTGGTTGCAGATGTTGGCCTTGTG GGACTTCCAAATGCTGGAAAATCAACACTTCTATCAGCTATAACACTTGCAAGACCAGACATTGCTGATTATCCATTCACTACATTGATGCCAAATCTTGGCCGGCTTGGTGGAGATCCTACTTTAGGGGCTATGCAGTTTTCCTCTGGAGCAACATTGGCAGATTTGCCAGGTCTTATTGAGGGCGCTCATCTGGGCAAG GGTCTTGGTCGCAATTTCTTGAGACATTTGAGGAGAACGAGGGTAATTGTCCACGTCGTTgatgctgctgctgatgaccctgtgAACGATTATAAGATTGTCAGAGAT GAATTAAGGATGTATAACCCCAAATACCTGGAGCGGCCTTATGTTGTGGTCCTGAACAAGATTGATCTTCCTAAG GCCCAAGATATGTTATCTTCATTAGCACTTGAAATATCTTCAGTAGGCTGTGAAGAATGCCACGACAGCAATACCAGCAAAGAAAAGCTAAATGAAAATTTCAACAGACACCATATGTCAGAGGACGATGATAAGGAACTTGGGGACTATCCAAGACCTCAAGCTGTAATCGGTGCAAGCGTACT GAGGCACATCGGGATCGACGAGATGCTGAAGGAAATCAGGACAGCCCTGGGAAAATGCTCCGATCACATGTTACCAGGACCATGA